From a region of the Gordonia sp. PP30 genome:
- a CDS encoding PPOX class F420-dependent oxidoreductase, which translates to MSIPSVAEVARAKYVMVTTYKKDGTAVASPLWAAPDSGDLLLWTVADSWKVKRLRRNNNVLVQACDARGSKTSGPVVAGVGEIIDGTVAARAIERKYGLLGKLTILGSRLRRGSSGTVGIRVRDVV; encoded by the coding sequence ATGAGCATTCCTTCGGTCGCCGAGGTCGCCCGCGCCAAGTACGTCATGGTCACGACCTACAAGAAGGACGGCACCGCGGTGGCGTCGCCGCTGTGGGCCGCACCGGACTCGGGCGACCTGCTGCTGTGGACCGTCGCCGACTCGTGGAAGGTCAAGCGGCTGCGCCGCAACAACAACGTGCTGGTTCAGGCCTGCGATGCGCGGGGATCGAAGACGTCCGGGCCGGTCGTGGCCGGCGTCGGCGAGATCATCGACGGCACCGTCGCGGCCCGCGCCATCGAGCGCAAGTACGGCCTCCTCGGGAAACTGACCATCCTGGGCTCGCGCCTCCGCCGGGGATCGTCGGGCACCGTCGGCATCCGCGTCCGCGACGTCGTCTAG
- a CDS encoding peroxiredoxin, producing the protein MTEQLTTDRNDAAAAAMPRIGDKAPEFTAVTTQGEIDFPADYRGKWVIFFSHPADFTPVCTSEFITFASMMDEFAKYNTALVGLSVDGLYSHIAWLRTIREKIEYNGHKDMEVTFPLIEDITMDVARKYGMIMPGEDSTKAVRAVFVIDPEGVIRTIVYYPLSLGRNFDELLRVIKGLQTADAFNVATPADWRPGDPVIVPTAGSCGTAKDRMTGDDGPMDCQDWFFCTKELPAADVEKAIRKG; encoded by the coding sequence ATGACCGAACAGCTCACCACCGACCGGAACGACGCCGCCGCGGCCGCCATGCCCCGCATCGGCGACAAGGCCCCGGAATTCACGGCGGTCACCACGCAGGGCGAGATCGACTTCCCGGCGGACTACCGGGGGAAGTGGGTCATCTTCTTCTCCCACCCCGCCGACTTCACGCCGGTCTGCACCTCGGAGTTCATCACCTTCGCCTCGATGATGGACGAGTTCGCGAAGTACAACACCGCGCTCGTCGGACTGTCCGTCGACGGTCTGTACAGCCACATCGCATGGCTGCGCACCATCCGCGAGAAGATCGAATACAACGGCCACAAGGACATGGAGGTGACCTTCCCGCTCATCGAGGACATCACCATGGACGTGGCCCGCAAGTACGGGATGATCATGCCCGGCGAGGACTCCACCAAGGCCGTCCGCGCGGTCTTCGTGATCGACCCCGAGGGCGTGATCCGCACCATCGTCTACTACCCGCTGAGTCTGGGCCGGAACTTCGACGAACTGCTCCGCGTGATCAAGGGCCTGCAGACCGCCGACGCCTTCAACGTCGCGACTCCGGCCGACTGGCGTCCCGGCGATCCGGTGATCGTGCCGACCGCCGGGTCGTGCGGGACCGCGAAGGACCGGATGACCGGCGACGACGGGCCGATGGACTGCCAGGACTGGTTCTTCTGCACCAAGGAACTGCCGGCGGCAGACGTCGAGAAAGCCATCCGGAAGGGCTGA